A genome region from Hoplias malabaricus isolate fHopMal1 chromosome 8, fHopMal1.hap1, whole genome shotgun sequence includes the following:
- the slc4a11 gene encoding sodium bicarbonate transporter-like protein 11 isoform X1, with product MKTDRDGGEMRGVTVNSFAEEAPSSGMAKNGYFYQEMEQRERDEQEEGSEDREEGQDSPIPSGDDIHLYGNQTHQGGTDSDVHGCVLLNTSRRYVKLMNFEEEVRAHRDLDGFLERASILLHEDEASLDDVLKTMLRHISQDPHTAEPGCNFEEIMSSLFTDAGSQEVNDSSPSFLFYDNVHLLSETLQCVSATATGIQYQQSWLCILCNVKNLQRRHVCISRLDRPQNWGENCAEVRYVILILAPHKMKSTKTAMELGRTFASMFSDISFRQKLLESKTQEEFKEALVIQRYHLTATKRKTTTVEEEETDPHSHKPLKSAVSAHLVSLSLLCRGLCCRDFFRVGRGIYEDLCRRLPFYTSDFTDGIVGNNKALVKYMTTSIFLYIAVLLPAIAFGSLNDESTRGEIDVQKTIIGQSIGGIIYSLCAGSPLVIPLTTAPIAIFISVIRGICDDYELDFPAFYACIGLWNSLFLIIGGVFNLSLLVKVFKRSIEEVIALFISIAFVADAVKGTVKIFHRYYHAPTLANGSIEELNRINNGMSAGEMNLTGSLPESFILCTRARPLLCLLLMLGTLWVGYTLYQFKRSPFLHAKMREILSDCALPISVLIFSYVGSYVFNDIGLPVFDYHEGQVFRVAPLEKLTGASVLSAMGLGFLLALLIFIDQNIVVSLTNAPENRLLKGTAYHWDLTLSGLINILMSVLGLPWMHAAFPHSTLHVRQLAIVEERVEGGHLYETIVSVKETRVTSLVANILIGVSVFLLPVPLQWIPKPVLYGLFLYIALTSIDGNQMCDRMALLLKEQTSYPPTHYIRRVPQRKIHYFTFLQMVQLLFLCTFGMYPLPYMKMIFPLLMFILIPIRNCLLPRIIDAKYLDIMDAQHM from the exons aTTCTGATGTCCATGGCTGTGTCTTGCTTAACACATCACGAAGA TATGTGAAGCTGATGAACTTTGAGGAAGAGGTAAGGGCCCACAGGGACTTGGATGGCTTTCTGGAGAGGGCAAGTATTCTTCTGCATGAAGACGAGGCGTCGCTGGACGACGTGCTGAAGACCATGCTCCGGCACATCTCCCAGGACCCACACACAGCTGAGCCTGGCTGCAACTTTGAGGAGATCATGAGCTCACTCTTCACTGATGCTGGCTCACAGGAGGtcaatg ACAGCTCGCCAAGTTTCCTTTTTTATGATAATG TGCACCTGTTGTCAGAGACGCTGCAGTGTGTGTCAGCTACAGCCACGGGCATCCAGTACCAGCAGTCCTGGCTCTGCATCCT CTGTAATGTGAAGAATCTGCAAAGGCGACATGTGTGCATCTCTCGGCTGGACCGGCCTCAGAACTGGGGAGAAAACTGTGCAGAAGTCCGTTATGTCATCCTCATACTGGCACCTCATAAGATG AAAAGCACTAAGACAGCGATGGAGCTGGGGCGAACATTTGCGAGTATGTTCTCAGACATCTCCTTCCGACAGAAGCTGCTGGAGAGTAAGACTCAGGAGGAATTTAAAGAGGCATTGGTTATTCAGAGGTACCACCTAACGGCCACAAAACGCAAAACTACcactgtggaggaggaggaaactGATCCACACAGCCACAAGCCACTCAAG tctGCAGTCTCTGCTCAccttgtgtctctctctctgctgtgcaGAGGgctctgt tgTAGAGATTTTTTCAGAGTAGGCAGAGGCATCTACGAGGATCTATGTCGCAGACTGCCCTTCTATACGTCCGATTTTacagatg GCATAGTGGGTAACAATAAAGCACTAGTGAAATACATGACAACGTCCATCTTTCTGTACATCGCTGTTCTGCTTCCTGCCATTGCATTTGGCTCACTCAATGATGAGAGTACAAGAGGAGAAATAg atgttcagaagacgattATTGGGCAGAGTATAGGTGGGATAATCTATTCTCTTTGTGCTGGTTCCCCTCTGGTCATCCCCCTAACTACTGCCCCTATCGCCATCTTTATCAGTG TAATCAGGGGGATCTGCGATGATTATGAACTGGACTTCCCTGCATTCTATGCCTGCATTGGTCTGTGGAACAGCTTATTCCTAATCATTGGAGGTGTCTTTAACTTGAGCCTGCTTGTAAAGGTCTTCAAGAG GTCGATAGAGGAGGTGATAGCTCTGTTCATTTCAATTGCTTTTGTAGCAGATGCTGTCAAAGGCACTGTCAAGA TCTTCCATAGATACTACCATGCCCCGACACTGGCCAATGGCAGCATAGAAGAGTTGAATCGAATAAACAACGGCATGTCTGCAGGGGAGATGAACTTGACAGGATCACTTCCAGAATCCTTTATTCTGTGCACACGAGCACGTCCACTCCTTTGCTTACTACTCATGCTGGGCACCCTGTGGGTTGGTTACACACTTTACCAGTTTAAAAGAAG TCCCTTCCTGCATGCGAAGATGAGGGAGATTCTGTCAGACTGTGCTCTGCCCATCTCTGTGCTCATCTTCTCCTATGTAGGCTCCTATGTCTTCAATGACATTGGCT TGCCCGTGTTTGATTACCATGAGGGTCAAGTCTTCAGAGTGGCCCCTTTAGAAAAGCTCACAGGAGCCAGTGTGCTGAGTGCAATGGGCCTGGGCTTTCTTCTCGCGCTCCTCATCTTCATTGATCAGAACATCGTAGTCTCACTCACCAATGCTCCAGAGAACAG GTTACTCAAGGGTACGGCGTATCACTGGGACCTTACTTTGTCTGGCCTCATTAATATTTTGATGTCAGTGCTGGGCTTGCCATGGATGCACGCTGCTTTCCCTCACTCAACACTGCACGTGCGGCAGCTGGCCATTGTGGAGGAGCGTGTGGAAGGAGGACATCTCTACGAGAC TATAGTGAGTGTGAAAGAGACAAGAGTGACGTCGCTGGTGGCTAATATCCTAATTGGggtgagtgtgttcctgctgccTGTGCCTCTGCAGTGGATACCCAAACCTGTGCTCTATGGCCTCTTCCTTTACATAGCCCTCACGTCCATCGACGGCAACCAGATGTGCGACCGCATGGCACTGCTACTCAAGGAGCAG ACATCTTACCCTCCCACTCACTACATCCGGAGGGTGCCGCAGAGGAAAATCCATTACTTCACATTCCTTCAGATGGTGCAGCTGTTGTTTCTCTGTACGTTTGGGATGTACCCTCTCCCGTACATGAAAATGATCTTCCCTCTGCTAATGTTTATCCTCATACCTATCAG GAATTGTCTGCTGCCCAGGATCATTGACGCCAAATACCTGGACATCATGGACGCACAGCACATGTAA
- the slc4a11 gene encoding sodium bicarbonate transporter-like protein 11 isoform X2, with protein sequence MEQNKVLHFVPSEAPSSGMAKNGYFYQEMEQRERDEQEEGSEDREEGQDSPIPSGDDIHLYGNQTHQGGTDSDVHGCVLLNTSRRYVKLMNFEEEVRAHRDLDGFLERASILLHEDEASLDDVLKTMLRHISQDPHTAEPGCNFEEIMSSLFTDAGSQEVNDSSPSFLFYDNVHLLSETLQCVSATATGIQYQQSWLCILCNVKNLQRRHVCISRLDRPQNWGENCAEVRYVILILAPHKMKSTKTAMELGRTFASMFSDISFRQKLLESKTQEEFKEALVIQRYHLTATKRKTTTVEEEETDPHSHKPLKSAVSAHLVSLSLLCRGLCCRDFFRVGRGIYEDLCRRLPFYTSDFTDGIVGNNKALVKYMTTSIFLYIAVLLPAIAFGSLNDESTRGEIDVQKTIIGQSIGGIIYSLCAGSPLVIPLTTAPIAIFISVIRGICDDYELDFPAFYACIGLWNSLFLIIGGVFNLSLLVKVFKRSIEEVIALFISIAFVADAVKGTVKIFHRYYHAPTLANGSIEELNRINNGMSAGEMNLTGSLPESFILCTRARPLLCLLLMLGTLWVGYTLYQFKRSPFLHAKMREILSDCALPISVLIFSYVGSYVFNDIGLPVFDYHEGQVFRVAPLEKLTGASVLSAMGLGFLLALLIFIDQNIVVSLTNAPENRLLKGTAYHWDLTLSGLINILMSVLGLPWMHAAFPHSTLHVRQLAIVEERVEGGHLYETIVSVKETRVTSLVANILIGVSVFLLPVPLQWIPKPVLYGLFLYIALTSIDGNQMCDRMALLLKEQTSYPPTHYIRRVPQRKIHYFTFLQMVQLLFLCTFGMYPLPYMKMIFPLLMFILIPIRNCLLPRIIDAKYLDIMDAQHM encoded by the exons aTTCTGATGTCCATGGCTGTGTCTTGCTTAACACATCACGAAGA TATGTGAAGCTGATGAACTTTGAGGAAGAGGTAAGGGCCCACAGGGACTTGGATGGCTTTCTGGAGAGGGCAAGTATTCTTCTGCATGAAGACGAGGCGTCGCTGGACGACGTGCTGAAGACCATGCTCCGGCACATCTCCCAGGACCCACACACAGCTGAGCCTGGCTGCAACTTTGAGGAGATCATGAGCTCACTCTTCACTGATGCTGGCTCACAGGAGGtcaatg ACAGCTCGCCAAGTTTCCTTTTTTATGATAATG TGCACCTGTTGTCAGAGACGCTGCAGTGTGTGTCAGCTACAGCCACGGGCATCCAGTACCAGCAGTCCTGGCTCTGCATCCT CTGTAATGTGAAGAATCTGCAAAGGCGACATGTGTGCATCTCTCGGCTGGACCGGCCTCAGAACTGGGGAGAAAACTGTGCAGAAGTCCGTTATGTCATCCTCATACTGGCACCTCATAAGATG AAAAGCACTAAGACAGCGATGGAGCTGGGGCGAACATTTGCGAGTATGTTCTCAGACATCTCCTTCCGACAGAAGCTGCTGGAGAGTAAGACTCAGGAGGAATTTAAAGAGGCATTGGTTATTCAGAGGTACCACCTAACGGCCACAAAACGCAAAACTACcactgtggaggaggaggaaactGATCCACACAGCCACAAGCCACTCAAG tctGCAGTCTCTGCTCAccttgtgtctctctctctgctgtgcaGAGGgctctgt tgTAGAGATTTTTTCAGAGTAGGCAGAGGCATCTACGAGGATCTATGTCGCAGACTGCCCTTCTATACGTCCGATTTTacagatg GCATAGTGGGTAACAATAAAGCACTAGTGAAATACATGACAACGTCCATCTTTCTGTACATCGCTGTTCTGCTTCCTGCCATTGCATTTGGCTCACTCAATGATGAGAGTACAAGAGGAGAAATAg atgttcagaagacgattATTGGGCAGAGTATAGGTGGGATAATCTATTCTCTTTGTGCTGGTTCCCCTCTGGTCATCCCCCTAACTACTGCCCCTATCGCCATCTTTATCAGTG TAATCAGGGGGATCTGCGATGATTATGAACTGGACTTCCCTGCATTCTATGCCTGCATTGGTCTGTGGAACAGCTTATTCCTAATCATTGGAGGTGTCTTTAACTTGAGCCTGCTTGTAAAGGTCTTCAAGAG GTCGATAGAGGAGGTGATAGCTCTGTTCATTTCAATTGCTTTTGTAGCAGATGCTGTCAAAGGCACTGTCAAGA TCTTCCATAGATACTACCATGCCCCGACACTGGCCAATGGCAGCATAGAAGAGTTGAATCGAATAAACAACGGCATGTCTGCAGGGGAGATGAACTTGACAGGATCACTTCCAGAATCCTTTATTCTGTGCACACGAGCACGTCCACTCCTTTGCTTACTACTCATGCTGGGCACCCTGTGGGTTGGTTACACACTTTACCAGTTTAAAAGAAG TCCCTTCCTGCATGCGAAGATGAGGGAGATTCTGTCAGACTGTGCTCTGCCCATCTCTGTGCTCATCTTCTCCTATGTAGGCTCCTATGTCTTCAATGACATTGGCT TGCCCGTGTTTGATTACCATGAGGGTCAAGTCTTCAGAGTGGCCCCTTTAGAAAAGCTCACAGGAGCCAGTGTGCTGAGTGCAATGGGCCTGGGCTTTCTTCTCGCGCTCCTCATCTTCATTGATCAGAACATCGTAGTCTCACTCACCAATGCTCCAGAGAACAG GTTACTCAAGGGTACGGCGTATCACTGGGACCTTACTTTGTCTGGCCTCATTAATATTTTGATGTCAGTGCTGGGCTTGCCATGGATGCACGCTGCTTTCCCTCACTCAACACTGCACGTGCGGCAGCTGGCCATTGTGGAGGAGCGTGTGGAAGGAGGACATCTCTACGAGAC TATAGTGAGTGTGAAAGAGACAAGAGTGACGTCGCTGGTGGCTAATATCCTAATTGGggtgagtgtgttcctgctgccTGTGCCTCTGCAGTGGATACCCAAACCTGTGCTCTATGGCCTCTTCCTTTACATAGCCCTCACGTCCATCGACGGCAACCAGATGTGCGACCGCATGGCACTGCTACTCAAGGAGCAG ACATCTTACCCTCCCACTCACTACATCCGGAGGGTGCCGCAGAGGAAAATCCATTACTTCACATTCCTTCAGATGGTGCAGCTGTTGTTTCTCTGTACGTTTGGGATGTACCCTCTCCCGTACATGAAAATGATCTTCCCTCTGCTAATGTTTATCCTCATACCTATCAG GAATTGTCTGCTGCCCAGGATCATTGACGCCAAATACCTGGACATCATGGACGCACAGCACATGTAA
- the slc4a11 gene encoding sodium bicarbonate transporter-like protein 11 isoform X3, which translates to MKTDRDGGEMRGVTVNSFAEEAPSSGMAKNGYFYQEMEQRERDEQEEGSEDREEGQDSPIPSGDDIHLYGNQTHQGGTDSDVHGCVLLNTSRRYVKLMNFEEEVRAHRDLDGFLERASILLHEDEASLDDVLKTMLRHISQDPHTAEPGCNFEEIMSSLFTDAGSQEVNVHLLSETLQCVSATATGIQYQQSWLCILCNVKNLQRRHVCISRLDRPQNWGENCAEVRYVILILAPHKMKSTKTAMELGRTFASMFSDISFRQKLLESKTQEEFKEALVIQRYHLTATKRKTTTVEEEETDPHSHKPLKSAVSAHLVSLSLLCRGLCCRDFFRVGRGIYEDLCRRLPFYTSDFTDGIVGNNKALVKYMTTSIFLYIAVLLPAIAFGSLNDESTRGEIDVQKTIIGQSIGGIIYSLCAGSPLVIPLTTAPIAIFISVIRGICDDYELDFPAFYACIGLWNSLFLIIGGVFNLSLLVKVFKRSIEEVIALFISIAFVADAVKGTVKIFHRYYHAPTLANGSIEELNRINNGMSAGEMNLTGSLPESFILCTRARPLLCLLLMLGTLWVGYTLYQFKRSPFLHAKMREILSDCALPISVLIFSYVGSYVFNDIGLPVFDYHEGQVFRVAPLEKLTGASVLSAMGLGFLLALLIFIDQNIVVSLTNAPENRLLKGTAYHWDLTLSGLINILMSVLGLPWMHAAFPHSTLHVRQLAIVEERVEGGHLYETIVSVKETRVTSLVANILIGVSVFLLPVPLQWIPKPVLYGLFLYIALTSIDGNQMCDRMALLLKEQTSYPPTHYIRRVPQRKIHYFTFLQMVQLLFLCTFGMYPLPYMKMIFPLLMFILIPIRNCLLPRIIDAKYLDIMDAQHM; encoded by the exons aTTCTGATGTCCATGGCTGTGTCTTGCTTAACACATCACGAAGA TATGTGAAGCTGATGAACTTTGAGGAAGAGGTAAGGGCCCACAGGGACTTGGATGGCTTTCTGGAGAGGGCAAGTATTCTTCTGCATGAAGACGAGGCGTCGCTGGACGACGTGCTGAAGACCATGCTCCGGCACATCTCCCAGGACCCACACACAGCTGAGCCTGGCTGCAACTTTGAGGAGATCATGAGCTCACTCTTCACTGATGCTGGCTCACAGGAGGtcaatg TGCACCTGTTGTCAGAGACGCTGCAGTGTGTGTCAGCTACAGCCACGGGCATCCAGTACCAGCAGTCCTGGCTCTGCATCCT CTGTAATGTGAAGAATCTGCAAAGGCGACATGTGTGCATCTCTCGGCTGGACCGGCCTCAGAACTGGGGAGAAAACTGTGCAGAAGTCCGTTATGTCATCCTCATACTGGCACCTCATAAGATG AAAAGCACTAAGACAGCGATGGAGCTGGGGCGAACATTTGCGAGTATGTTCTCAGACATCTCCTTCCGACAGAAGCTGCTGGAGAGTAAGACTCAGGAGGAATTTAAAGAGGCATTGGTTATTCAGAGGTACCACCTAACGGCCACAAAACGCAAAACTACcactgtggaggaggaggaaactGATCCACACAGCCACAAGCCACTCAAG tctGCAGTCTCTGCTCAccttgtgtctctctctctgctgtgcaGAGGgctctgt tgTAGAGATTTTTTCAGAGTAGGCAGAGGCATCTACGAGGATCTATGTCGCAGACTGCCCTTCTATACGTCCGATTTTacagatg GCATAGTGGGTAACAATAAAGCACTAGTGAAATACATGACAACGTCCATCTTTCTGTACATCGCTGTTCTGCTTCCTGCCATTGCATTTGGCTCACTCAATGATGAGAGTACAAGAGGAGAAATAg atgttcagaagacgattATTGGGCAGAGTATAGGTGGGATAATCTATTCTCTTTGTGCTGGTTCCCCTCTGGTCATCCCCCTAACTACTGCCCCTATCGCCATCTTTATCAGTG TAATCAGGGGGATCTGCGATGATTATGAACTGGACTTCCCTGCATTCTATGCCTGCATTGGTCTGTGGAACAGCTTATTCCTAATCATTGGAGGTGTCTTTAACTTGAGCCTGCTTGTAAAGGTCTTCAAGAG GTCGATAGAGGAGGTGATAGCTCTGTTCATTTCAATTGCTTTTGTAGCAGATGCTGTCAAAGGCACTGTCAAGA TCTTCCATAGATACTACCATGCCCCGACACTGGCCAATGGCAGCATAGAAGAGTTGAATCGAATAAACAACGGCATGTCTGCAGGGGAGATGAACTTGACAGGATCACTTCCAGAATCCTTTATTCTGTGCACACGAGCACGTCCACTCCTTTGCTTACTACTCATGCTGGGCACCCTGTGGGTTGGTTACACACTTTACCAGTTTAAAAGAAG TCCCTTCCTGCATGCGAAGATGAGGGAGATTCTGTCAGACTGTGCTCTGCCCATCTCTGTGCTCATCTTCTCCTATGTAGGCTCCTATGTCTTCAATGACATTGGCT TGCCCGTGTTTGATTACCATGAGGGTCAAGTCTTCAGAGTGGCCCCTTTAGAAAAGCTCACAGGAGCCAGTGTGCTGAGTGCAATGGGCCTGGGCTTTCTTCTCGCGCTCCTCATCTTCATTGATCAGAACATCGTAGTCTCACTCACCAATGCTCCAGAGAACAG GTTACTCAAGGGTACGGCGTATCACTGGGACCTTACTTTGTCTGGCCTCATTAATATTTTGATGTCAGTGCTGGGCTTGCCATGGATGCACGCTGCTTTCCCTCACTCAACACTGCACGTGCGGCAGCTGGCCATTGTGGAGGAGCGTGTGGAAGGAGGACATCTCTACGAGAC TATAGTGAGTGTGAAAGAGACAAGAGTGACGTCGCTGGTGGCTAATATCCTAATTGGggtgagtgtgttcctgctgccTGTGCCTCTGCAGTGGATACCCAAACCTGTGCTCTATGGCCTCTTCCTTTACATAGCCCTCACGTCCATCGACGGCAACCAGATGTGCGACCGCATGGCACTGCTACTCAAGGAGCAG ACATCTTACCCTCCCACTCACTACATCCGGAGGGTGCCGCAGAGGAAAATCCATTACTTCACATTCCTTCAGATGGTGCAGCTGTTGTTTCTCTGTACGTTTGGGATGTACCCTCTCCCGTACATGAAAATGATCTTCCCTCTGCTAATGTTTATCCTCATACCTATCAG GAATTGTCTGCTGCCCAGGATCATTGACGCCAAATACCTGGACATCATGGACGCACAGCACATGTAA
- the slc4a11 gene encoding sodium bicarbonate transporter-like protein 11 isoform X4: MKTDRDGGEMRGVTVNSFAEEAPSSGMAKNGYFYQEMEQRERDEQEEGSEDREEGQDSPIPSGDDIHLYGNQTHQGGTDSDVHGCVLLNTSRRYVKLMNFEEEVRAHRDLDGFLERASILLHEDEASLDDVLKTMLRHISQDPHTAEPGCNFEEIMSSLFTDAGSQEVNVHLLSETLQCVSATATGIQYQQSWLCILCNVKNLQRRHVCISRLDRPQNWGENCAEVRYVILILAPHKMKSTKTAMELGRTFASMFSDISFRQKLLESKTQEEFKEALVIQRYHLTATKRKTTTVEEEETDPHSHKPLKCRDFFRVGRGIYEDLCRRLPFYTSDFTDGIVGNNKALVKYMTTSIFLYIAVLLPAIAFGSLNDESTRGEIDVQKTIIGQSIGGIIYSLCAGSPLVIPLTTAPIAIFISVIRGICDDYELDFPAFYACIGLWNSLFLIIGGVFNLSLLVKVFKRSIEEVIALFISIAFVADAVKGTVKIFHRYYHAPTLANGSIEELNRINNGMSAGEMNLTGSLPESFILCTRARPLLCLLLMLGTLWVGYTLYQFKRSPFLHAKMREILSDCALPISVLIFSYVGSYVFNDIGLPVFDYHEGQVFRVAPLEKLTGASVLSAMGLGFLLALLIFIDQNIVVSLTNAPENRLLKGTAYHWDLTLSGLINILMSVLGLPWMHAAFPHSTLHVRQLAIVEERVEGGHLYETIVSVKETRVTSLVANILIGVSVFLLPVPLQWIPKPVLYGLFLYIALTSIDGNQMCDRMALLLKEQTSYPPTHYIRRVPQRKIHYFTFLQMVQLLFLCTFGMYPLPYMKMIFPLLMFILIPIRNCLLPRIIDAKYLDIMDAQHM; encoded by the exons aTTCTGATGTCCATGGCTGTGTCTTGCTTAACACATCACGAAGA TATGTGAAGCTGATGAACTTTGAGGAAGAGGTAAGGGCCCACAGGGACTTGGATGGCTTTCTGGAGAGGGCAAGTATTCTTCTGCATGAAGACGAGGCGTCGCTGGACGACGTGCTGAAGACCATGCTCCGGCACATCTCCCAGGACCCACACACAGCTGAGCCTGGCTGCAACTTTGAGGAGATCATGAGCTCACTCTTCACTGATGCTGGCTCACAGGAGGtcaatg TGCACCTGTTGTCAGAGACGCTGCAGTGTGTGTCAGCTACAGCCACGGGCATCCAGTACCAGCAGTCCTGGCTCTGCATCCT CTGTAATGTGAAGAATCTGCAAAGGCGACATGTGTGCATCTCTCGGCTGGACCGGCCTCAGAACTGGGGAGAAAACTGTGCAGAAGTCCGTTATGTCATCCTCATACTGGCACCTCATAAGATG AAAAGCACTAAGACAGCGATGGAGCTGGGGCGAACATTTGCGAGTATGTTCTCAGACATCTCCTTCCGACAGAAGCTGCTGGAGAGTAAGACTCAGGAGGAATTTAAAGAGGCATTGGTTATTCAGAGGTACCACCTAACGGCCACAAAACGCAAAACTACcactgtggaggaggaggaaactGATCCACACAGCCACAAGCCACTCAAG tgTAGAGATTTTTTCAGAGTAGGCAGAGGCATCTACGAGGATCTATGTCGCAGACTGCCCTTCTATACGTCCGATTTTacagatg GCATAGTGGGTAACAATAAAGCACTAGTGAAATACATGACAACGTCCATCTTTCTGTACATCGCTGTTCTGCTTCCTGCCATTGCATTTGGCTCACTCAATGATGAGAGTACAAGAGGAGAAATAg atgttcagaagacgattATTGGGCAGAGTATAGGTGGGATAATCTATTCTCTTTGTGCTGGTTCCCCTCTGGTCATCCCCCTAACTACTGCCCCTATCGCCATCTTTATCAGTG TAATCAGGGGGATCTGCGATGATTATGAACTGGACTTCCCTGCATTCTATGCCTGCATTGGTCTGTGGAACAGCTTATTCCTAATCATTGGAGGTGTCTTTAACTTGAGCCTGCTTGTAAAGGTCTTCAAGAG GTCGATAGAGGAGGTGATAGCTCTGTTCATTTCAATTGCTTTTGTAGCAGATGCTGTCAAAGGCACTGTCAAGA TCTTCCATAGATACTACCATGCCCCGACACTGGCCAATGGCAGCATAGAAGAGTTGAATCGAATAAACAACGGCATGTCTGCAGGGGAGATGAACTTGACAGGATCACTTCCAGAATCCTTTATTCTGTGCACACGAGCACGTCCACTCCTTTGCTTACTACTCATGCTGGGCACCCTGTGGGTTGGTTACACACTTTACCAGTTTAAAAGAAG TCCCTTCCTGCATGCGAAGATGAGGGAGATTCTGTCAGACTGTGCTCTGCCCATCTCTGTGCTCATCTTCTCCTATGTAGGCTCCTATGTCTTCAATGACATTGGCT TGCCCGTGTTTGATTACCATGAGGGTCAAGTCTTCAGAGTGGCCCCTTTAGAAAAGCTCACAGGAGCCAGTGTGCTGAGTGCAATGGGCCTGGGCTTTCTTCTCGCGCTCCTCATCTTCATTGATCAGAACATCGTAGTCTCACTCACCAATGCTCCAGAGAACAG GTTACTCAAGGGTACGGCGTATCACTGGGACCTTACTTTGTCTGGCCTCATTAATATTTTGATGTCAGTGCTGGGCTTGCCATGGATGCACGCTGCTTTCCCTCACTCAACACTGCACGTGCGGCAGCTGGCCATTGTGGAGGAGCGTGTGGAAGGAGGACATCTCTACGAGAC TATAGTGAGTGTGAAAGAGACAAGAGTGACGTCGCTGGTGGCTAATATCCTAATTGGggtgagtgtgttcctgctgccTGTGCCTCTGCAGTGGATACCCAAACCTGTGCTCTATGGCCTCTTCCTTTACATAGCCCTCACGTCCATCGACGGCAACCAGATGTGCGACCGCATGGCACTGCTACTCAAGGAGCAG ACATCTTACCCTCCCACTCACTACATCCGGAGGGTGCCGCAGAGGAAAATCCATTACTTCACATTCCTTCAGATGGTGCAGCTGTTGTTTCTCTGTACGTTTGGGATGTACCCTCTCCCGTACATGAAAATGATCTTCCCTCTGCTAATGTTTATCCTCATACCTATCAG GAATTGTCTGCTGCCCAGGATCATTGACGCCAAATACCTGGACATCATGGACGCACAGCACATGTAA